A single genomic interval of Stenotrophomonas sp. ZAC14D1_NAIMI4_1 harbors:
- a CDS encoding fimbrial protein: MKMSSTTATSRAFSRRRAGSTVLAALAIAVCSTTAVACTGAYPGGNADLIIDTWDDTAPDVLISSWAPAGNANFLYGCSPGTPTSVIVTPAMPDLIFERHVTLGGGIFPAYSVAGRPRSPLLVFQYLIGNGSEARTEPFNAKQPLSSPGTGITGGFRWSTLQVAAVSRGGEMQGLPTTVVGSATHAYRADPSLSKTESFSVTANLRTKTCTLSDTTVTLKSVSAGDLPSAGSDAQTQTFTVAMSCNGAFPLTLTLVDANAPGNTTSLLTPTSAADAQGVRVQLLREGVPVVLGQSWALAQGQAGPQDITLGARYYRQAGSFGPGVVQGQATLTATYR; the protein is encoded by the coding sequence ATGAAGATGTCTTCCACCACTGCAACGTCCCGGGCCTTCTCGCGCCGGCGCGCGGGTAGCACGGTTCTCGCCGCACTGGCGATCGCCGTGTGCAGCACAACGGCGGTAGCGTGTACGGGCGCCTACCCGGGGGGCAACGCAGATCTCATCATCGATACCTGGGATGATACCGCCCCCGATGTGCTTATCAGCAGCTGGGCTCCCGCCGGAAACGCGAACTTTCTATATGGATGCTCGCCGGGTACGCCCACGTCCGTGATTGTTACGCCGGCAATGCCAGACCTGATCTTCGAGCGGCATGTGACCTTGGGGGGCGGGATATTTCCGGCGTACTCGGTCGCAGGTCGGCCGCGCAGTCCGCTTCTGGTCTTCCAGTATCTGATTGGCAACGGCAGCGAGGCCCGCACAGAACCGTTCAACGCGAAGCAGCCGCTGAGCTCCCCAGGTACCGGCATTACAGGAGGCTTCCGCTGGTCTACGCTGCAGGTCGCTGCGGTTTCCCGTGGCGGCGAGATGCAGGGCCTGCCGACTACGGTGGTGGGCAGTGCCACGCATGCGTACCGCGCGGATCCTTCATTGTCAAAGACCGAGAGCTTCAGTGTGACGGCCAACCTGCGCACCAAGACCTGCACGCTGTCCGATACCACCGTGACGCTGAAGAGCGTGAGCGCGGGTGATCTTCCCTCCGCAGGCAGCGATGCCCAGACGCAGACCTTCACCGTGGCAATGAGCTGCAATGGTGCATTTCCGCTGACGTTGACCCTGGTCGATGCCAATGCTCCGGGAAACACAACCAGCCTGCTGACGCCTACCAGCGCCGCCGATGCACAGGGCGTACGTGTGCAGCTGCTGCGCGAGGGTGTGCCGGTGGTGTTGGGCCAGTCGTGGGCGCTTGCGCAAGGCCAGGCCGGTCCGCAGGACATCACACTTGGCGCGCGCTACTACCGCCAGGCGGGCAGCTTCGGTCCCGGTGTGGTGCAGGGCCAGGCAACGCTCACCGCAACCTACCGCTGA
- a CDS encoding fimbrial protein, with translation MNTAQSLLAMLLLGTAAQVQAQSNSASITVTGKVLPGTCTLTDVPVTLDEIDATDFKNGHENKLKSAVLNLSGCVGVTSVELTFDGTADPAQDGYWQNLAASNRAEGVAVTLMDGPTGIEALLKGSKKTVPINGGATGKLEMRAGYYRKSGTLLKAGEVSTSITVTAVYK, from the coding sequence ATGAATACGGCGCAATCACTGCTGGCCATGCTGCTGCTGGGTACCGCAGCCCAGGTACAGGCGCAGTCGAACTCGGCCTCCATTACCGTCACCGGCAAGGTACTGCCAGGCACCTGCACTCTGACGGATGTGCCGGTGACGCTGGACGAGATCGATGCCACTGATTTCAAGAACGGCCACGAAAACAAGCTGAAGTCGGCCGTGCTCAACCTTTCCGGTTGCGTGGGTGTGACCAGCGTGGAGCTGACATTCGATGGCACGGCTGATCCAGCGCAGGATGGCTACTGGCAGAACCTGGCCGCGTCCAACCGCGCCGAGGGCGTGGCCGTGACGCTGATGGATGGCCCTACGGGCATCGAGGCACTGCTTAAGGGCTCCAAGAAGACGGTCCCCATCAATGGCGGGGCCACCGGCAAGCTGGAGATGCGGGCCGGCTATTACCGCAAGAGCGGCACGCTGCTGAAGGCGGGCGAGGTCAGCACAAGCATCACCGTTACCGCTGTTTACAAATGA
- a CDS encoding fimbria/pilus outer membrane usher protein produces the protein MSVAHARTGGEVEFSEGFATGFGSDDLARFSVGNPVEPGHYNVDVHLNGEFVRRDDIELVESNTPHIAKPCIPAAWLLSLGLSDAAREAVQAAGNPQCIDLQAVIDGARVTYDDSQLRLDISLPQVALQRQARGFVAPELRDHGITAAFFGYTVNHYRSQGQQNSYAGITSGVNLGAWRLRHRSSISHNAQGTHFSTLNSYLQRDLPRWNSQFTLGQSNTGGELFDSVGFTGVRVATDERMLPDSLRGYAPVVRGVAQGNARVTIRQNGAVLYETTVAPGPFAIDDLYPNAGSGDLEVAITEADGREERFTVAFSAVPQALREGSQRFSVTAGELRNTGLYQQALRFTEGTYARGVSNRVTLLGGVQVAEHYQAGLAGAAFNTPFGAIGADVTHARANVPGLPAQSGRSYRLNYQRSVPRTGTNLGLAAYRYSTEGFLTLSDVSQLSFDRPQAADAFVMRTRQRFQMNFSQRVGTRGQLYLAGGHVTYWNRAGKHNDLQLGFHSSYRSANYTVSATRYRMASGAPDTRLSFMLSLPLGRTSNAPRATATYNDSRLGSQQQLGVNGNLGEDRALSYSLSGNRGQGGSGYNAYASYQGSRADLSAGYSHANSSSSFNAGATGSVVLHRGGINFGPALGDSFALVDAQGAQGATVGSGRNVTVAGNGYAVLPYTSPYRWNQINLDTAHLPLDVDVQASSQRVAPSAGSIVKVSFQSRNERLWLIDASDADGTPLAYGAQITHADGRTLGQVGQGGVVALRGLEPTGFVHVQTEDGIACRLHYAMPEAPDAHGQYWAQARCLAIEPGRLAEDLPSQTTGASQ, from the coding sequence GTGTCTGTTGCGCACGCGCGCACCGGTGGCGAAGTGGAGTTCAGCGAAGGCTTCGCCACCGGCTTTGGCAGTGACGACCTGGCGCGCTTCAGCGTGGGTAACCCGGTGGAACCCGGTCACTACAACGTTGATGTCCATCTCAACGGCGAGTTCGTGCGCCGCGATGACATCGAACTGGTTGAATCGAATACGCCGCATATTGCGAAGCCCTGCATTCCCGCAGCGTGGTTGCTTTCGCTGGGGCTGAGCGACGCCGCACGCGAAGCCGTGCAAGCGGCCGGGAACCCGCAGTGCATTGATCTGCAGGCGGTGATCGACGGTGCACGCGTCACCTACGACGACAGCCAGCTGCGCCTGGATATCTCGCTGCCGCAGGTTGCGCTGCAGCGCCAGGCGCGCGGCTTCGTTGCACCGGAACTGCGCGACCACGGCATCACCGCTGCGTTCTTCGGCTACACCGTCAACCACTACCGCAGCCAGGGCCAGCAGAACAGCTACGCCGGCATCACCAGTGGCGTGAACCTGGGGGCATGGCGCCTGCGCCACCGCAGCTCCATCAGCCACAACGCGCAGGGCACGCACTTCAGCACGCTCAACAGCTACCTGCAGCGCGACCTGCCGCGCTGGAACAGCCAGTTCACGCTGGGCCAGAGCAACACCGGTGGCGAGCTGTTTGACAGCGTGGGTTTCACCGGCGTGCGCGTGGCTACCGATGAACGCATGCTGCCTGATTCACTGCGTGGCTATGCCCCGGTGGTGCGCGGTGTGGCGCAGGGCAATGCACGCGTCACCATCCGCCAGAACGGCGCGGTGCTGTATGAAACCACCGTAGCGCCCGGCCCGTTCGCCATCGACGATCTCTACCCCAACGCCGGCAGCGGCGATCTGGAAGTGGCCATCACCGAGGCCGATGGTCGCGAGGAACGCTTCACCGTCGCATTCTCGGCCGTGCCGCAGGCGCTGCGCGAGGGCAGCCAGCGCTTCAGTGTCACCGCTGGCGAGCTGCGCAACACGGGTCTGTACCAGCAGGCGCTGCGCTTTACCGAAGGCACCTATGCGCGCGGCGTCAGCAACCGTGTGACCCTGCTGGGTGGCGTGCAGGTGGCCGAGCACTACCAGGCCGGCCTGGCGGGCGCGGCGTTCAACACCCCATTTGGTGCCATCGGTGCCGACGTCACCCATGCCCGTGCCAACGTGCCTGGCCTGCCTGCACAATCGGGCCGCAGCTACCGGCTGAATTACCAGCGCAGCGTGCCACGCACCGGCACCAACCTGGGCCTGGCAGCCTACCGCTACAGCACCGAGGGCTTCCTTACCCTATCCGACGTTTCGCAGCTCTCGTTCGACCGGCCGCAGGCGGCCGATGCTTTCGTGATGCGAACCCGCCAGCGCTTCCAGATGAACTTCTCGCAGCGCGTGGGCACGCGCGGCCAGCTGTACCTGGCCGGTGGCCATGTGACCTACTGGAACCGCGCCGGCAAGCACAACGATCTGCAGCTGGGCTTCCACAGCAGCTACCGCAGCGCCAACTACACCGTATCGGCCACGCGGTACCGCATGGCCAGCGGCGCACCCGATACGCGCCTGTCGTTCATGCTCAGCCTGCCGCTGGGCCGCACCAGCAACGCACCGCGCGCCACGGCCACGTACAACGACAGCCGCCTGGGCAGCCAGCAGCAGCTGGGCGTCAACGGCAACCTCGGCGAGGACCGCGCGCTGTCCTACAGCCTGTCGGGCAACCGCGGCCAGGGCGGCAGCGGCTACAACGCCTACGCCAGCTATCAGGGCAGCCGTGCCGATCTCAGCGCCGGTTACAGCCATGCCAACAGCAGCAGCAGCTTCAATGCCGGCGCCACCGGCAGCGTGGTGCTGCATCGGGGCGGCATCAACTTCGGCCCGGCGCTGGGTGACAGCTTCGCGCTGGTGGATGCGCAGGGCGCACAGGGCGCCACGGTGGGCAGTGGCCGCAACGTCACCGTGGCCGGCAATGGCTATGCGGTGTTGCCCTATACCAGCCCGTACCGCTGGAACCAGATCAACCTGGACACCGCGCACCTGCCGCTGGACGTGGACGTGCAGGCGAGCTCGCAGCGCGTGGCGCCCAGCGCCGGCAGCATCGTCAAGGTCAGCTTCCAGTCGCGCAACGAGCGCCTGTGGCTGATCGACGCCAGTGATGCCGACGGCACCCCGCTGGCCTATGGCGCGCAGATCACGCACGCCGATGGCCGGACCCTGGGCCAGGTAGGGCAGGGCGGCGTGGTGGCCTTGCGCGGGCTGGAACCGACCGGCTTCGTGCACGTGCAGACCGAAGACGGCATCGCTTGCCGCCTGCATTACGCCATGCCCGAGGCGCCCGATGCGCACGGCCAGTACTGGGCGCAGGCGCGCTGCCTGGCCATTGAGCCAGGACGCCTGGCAGAAGATCTCCCCTCCCAAACTACCGGAGCATCACAATGA
- a CDS encoding fimbrial protein, protein MKNLKTPMALAILLATAPAVNAADLTISGEIVETTCTATINGGVAVAMGKMDLEDLKGADRIGRRDLDVAVACPGAAGSHDVAVKFSGPSTADGALALTAASGAKGVAYKIYDTADTHLKVNTAPTQFVNVSDAAPQTVKHSVWYTKTGTAAELEAGSANATAQMDIVYK, encoded by the coding sequence ATGAAGAACCTGAAGACCCCGATGGCCCTGGCCATCCTGCTGGCCACTGCCCCGGCCGTGAATGCTGCCGACCTGACCATTTCCGGCGAGATTGTTGAAACCACCTGCACTGCCACCATCAACGGCGGCGTGGCCGTGGCCATGGGCAAGATGGATCTGGAAGACCTGAAGGGCGCCGACCGCATCGGCCGCCGCGATCTGGATGTGGCCGTCGCCTGCCCGGGTGCCGCCGGTTCGCACGATGTGGCCGTGAAGTTCAGTGGTCCGTCCACCGCGGATGGCGCACTGGCCCTAACCGCCGCCAGCGGCGCCAAGGGCGTGGCGTACAAGATCTATGACACCGCCGACACCCACCTGAAGGTCAATACTGCGCCGACGCAGTTCGTCAACGTCTCCGATGCCGCCCCGCAGACCGTCAAGCACAGCGTCTGGTACACCAAGACCGGCACCGCTGCAGAGCTGGAGGCCGGCTCGGCCAACGCCACCGCTCAGATGGACATCGTCTACAAGTAA
- a CDS encoding fimbria/pilus periplasmic chaperone gives MNIRACALMLALGCAGTALPAAAAVTLQGTRVVYDGSKGAVTVNANNRGDKVALAQVWLDDGDASAKAGSQKLPFVLTPTTRRIEAGHAQAFRLTYAPMAGAALPSDRESLLYFNLLDIPPKPENVEGQNLLQFAIRTRVKLFYRPAGLPGHARDAAAGLQWHAQGQALQVYNPSAYHVTLSRLTLPDGKVIEVDMVAPGERLNLPLPGGASLPGSLKFQWLDDYGTARDAEAKVTH, from the coding sequence ATGAACATTCGCGCATGCGCATTGATGCTGGCGCTGGGTTGCGCAGGCACCGCGCTGCCCGCCGCAGCGGCCGTGACCCTGCAGGGCACCCGCGTGGTCTACGACGGCAGCAAGGGTGCGGTAACGGTGAACGCCAACAACCGCGGCGACAAGGTCGCCCTGGCCCAGGTGTGGCTGGACGATGGCGATGCCAGCGCCAAGGCCGGCAGCCAGAAGCTGCCGTTCGTGCTGACCCCGACCACGCGCCGCATCGAGGCGGGCCACGCGCAGGCGTTCCGGCTGACGTATGCGCCAATGGCCGGGGCCGCGCTACCCAGCGACCGCGAGTCGCTGCTGTACTTCAACCTGCTGGATATTCCGCCCAAGCCGGAAAACGTGGAAGGCCAGAACCTGCTGCAGTTCGCCATCCGCACGCGGGTGAAGCTTTTCTATCGGCCTGCCGGCCTGCCGGGTCATGCGCGTGACGCGGCGGCAGGATTGCAGTGGCACGCACAGGGCCAGGCCTTGCAGGTTTACAACCCCAGCGCCTACCACGTGACGCTGAGCCGACTGACGCTGCCCGATGGCAAGGTGATCGAGGTGGACATGGTGGCACCGGGCGAGCGCTTGAACCTGCCGCTGCCGGGTGGCGCATCCCTCCCCGGAAGCCTGAAATTCCAGTGGCTGGACGACTACGGCACCGCACGCGATGCCGAGGCGAAAGTCACGCATTGA
- a CDS encoding DUF805 domain-containing protein, translating to MHKMMIPLTRYAQFSGRASRSEFWWFQLFILIVFMPLHVLSFIAGYTGSEALAWVSTGLGVVVWLALLVPLVSVTVRRLHDTDRSGWWYLLLLVPFANLAVLVFMLLPGTPGGNRFGAPVPHV from the coding sequence ATGCACAAGATGATGATCCCGCTTACCCGCTACGCACAGTTCAGCGGACGCGCCAGCCGCAGTGAATTCTGGTGGTTCCAGCTATTCATTCTGATCGTGTTCATGCCGCTGCATGTGCTGAGCTTCATTGCCGGCTATACCGGCTCGGAGGCGCTGGCATGGGTATCGACGGGCCTGGGCGTGGTGGTGTGGCTGGCGCTCCTGGTGCCGCTGGTCTCGGTGACCGTGCGCCGCCTGCATGACACTGACCGTTCCGGCTGGTGGTACCTGCTGCTGCTCGTACCATTTGCGAATCTGGCGGTGCTGGTGTTCATGCTGCTGCCGGGCACCCCGGGCGGCAACCGCTTCGGCGCGCCGGTTCCGCACGTCTAA
- a CDS encoding lytic polysaccharide monooxygenase, whose translation MRHSHRAALALAILGSVAASGTAFAHGTLSKPSSRVYSCYQGNPENPTNPACAAAKAIGGAQPFYDWAGINQAEANGNHQAVVPDGELCSGGNSKYRGLDLNRSDWQTTPIRGDARGRYTFEYKAPAPHATRDWKFYVTREGWQPGGPLRWADLEEFCTLGNVPLSGDVYKLDCPLPKRTGQHVIYNTWQRSDSKEAFYTCADVRFEGGGGVNPPPQWQDAGPVTARGALEVGTTLSLRVFNANGNDVERPEITLVAGQTGATQWPLALARKVNASARHARVGVLQNGVITPVASATENRVYLTPGHRFQLDTRVPDPDPVDPPPGDYDFVYPAGLGSYIPGQTVVKGTDGKLYACRPFPEGAWCNINADAYRPGTGFAWRNAWIEY comes from the coding sequence ATGCGTCACTCCCATCGGGCAGCTCTCGCGCTGGCCATCCTCGGCAGCGTAGCCGCCTCCGGCACCGCGTTCGCCCACGGCACCCTGTCCAAGCCCTCCAGCCGCGTCTATTCCTGCTACCAGGGCAACCCGGAAAACCCGACCAACCCGGCCTGTGCCGCGGCAAAGGCCATCGGCGGCGCGCAGCCGTTCTATGACTGGGCAGGCATCAACCAGGCAGAAGCCAACGGCAACCATCAGGCTGTCGTGCCTGATGGCGAGCTGTGCAGCGGCGGCAACAGCAAGTACCGCGGCCTGGATCTGAACCGCAGCGACTGGCAGACCACGCCCATCCGTGGCGATGCGCGCGGTCGCTACACCTTCGAGTACAAGGCGCCCGCGCCGCATGCCACCCGCGACTGGAAGTTCTATGTCACCCGCGAGGGCTGGCAGCCGGGCGGCCCGTTGCGCTGGGCGGATCTGGAGGAGTTCTGCACACTCGGTAACGTGCCGCTCTCTGGCGATGTCTACAAGCTGGATTGCCCGCTGCCCAAGCGCACCGGCCAGCACGTGATCTACAACACCTGGCAGCGCTCGGATTCCAAGGAGGCGTTCTATACCTGCGCCGATGTCCGCTTTGAAGGCGGTGGCGGCGTGAACCCGCCGCCGCAGTGGCAGGATGCCGGCCCGGTCACCGCGCGTGGAGCGCTGGAAGTGGGTACCACCCTGAGCCTGCGCGTGTTCAATGCCAACGGTAACGATGTGGAACGCCCGGAAATCACTCTGGTGGCCGGACAGACCGGTGCCACGCAGTGGCCGCTGGCGCTGGCCCGCAAGGTCAATGCCAGTGCCCGCCACGCGCGCGTCGGCGTGCTGCAGAACGGCGTGATCACGCCGGTGGCATCGGCTACCGAGAACCGCGTGTACCTGACGCCCGGCCATCGCTTCCAGCTCGATACCCGCGTGCCGGATCCCGATCCGGTTGATCCGCCGCCGGGCGACTATGACTTCGTCTACCCGGCCGGACTCGGCAGCTACATCCCGGGCCAGACGGTGGTGAAGGGAACCGATGGCAAGCTGTACGCCTGCCGTCCGTTCCCGGAAGGTGCGTGGTGCAACATCAACGCCGACGCCTACCGCCCGGGCACGGGTTTTGCCTGGCGGAATGCCTGGATCGAATACTGA
- a CDS encoding CS1 type fimbrial major subunit yields the protein MHTIIKKAALAAALATVSSSAFAIDTRISVYANVDTTLAFQQEDGSALPDSITMNYLPEFKGTAGRPGGLEPWKLNTRIFTNDADKDIQVSLQNTLELVPTIGHIGAKPVPMTVSLHGIELTTASQNLSAKDLFDGAIEGVSKPLELAITQTTAGPLTTGSYEGMATIVMRHKP from the coding sequence ATGCATACCATCATCAAGAAGGCCGCGCTCGCTGCAGCGCTGGCCACCGTATCGTCGTCCGCGTTTGCCATCGACACCCGCATCTCCGTCTACGCCAACGTGGACACTACCCTCGCCTTCCAGCAGGAAGACGGCAGTGCACTGCCGGACAGCATCACCATGAACTACCTGCCGGAGTTCAAGGGCACTGCGGGTCGCCCAGGCGGCCTGGAGCCGTGGAAGCTGAACACCCGCATTTTCACTAACGACGCCGATAAGGACATCCAGGTCAGCCTGCAGAACACGCTGGAACTGGTGCCGACCATCGGCCACATCGGCGCCAAGCCGGTGCCGATGACCGTCAGCCTGCATGGCATTGAGCTGACCACGGCCAGCCAGAATCTGAGCGCAAAGGATCTGTTCGATGGCGCCATCGAAGGCGTGTCGAAGCCGCTGGAACTGGCGATCACGCAGACCACCGCCGGCCCGCTGACGACCGGCAGCTACGAAGGCATGGCCACCATCGTGATGCGCCACAAGCCGTAA
- a CDS encoding TcfC E-set like domain-containing protein, which produces MNTPAPAVTRLAMALAFALAPTLCEARIVPAGFEDLVEGQTEQLDVSLFGQSAGLSPVRVTLDDVQLLDPQRVAQALGLSAEAQAALLPALSQPMPRNSHLACRYGGAAAGCGYMAPPEEPAAVSALYDEGEGSVRLFVARQWIPGEVREPHRFHSVSSNAENAWLHRQTFNMSGGRDYQSMSAQGAGTLGVFERGHLAGEWNYNRQQYRNGGSRDDFQLDSAYYRHDLGQEHYVQAGLMDRRNLSSTQGGTFAFGMLPLDRFRGVRFGTTYAYVDADGAVQASPLTVLLARDARVDAFDGERLLQTFYLQAGVNQLDTRNFPMGSYNVTLRVYEDGILVRSEDAPFDKGGDWTDSRMQWFVQLGQRDERRSNTFDSDQALHAGVRVPLVRDVAVTAGMADIAGFTYGEVRLDVRRQFTTQDVRGAFSVLRGSDGSSGQQHQLSYRRTAAWNVYQQRMRGNACRFQDDARDRLGCSDSLSASISLPVAGGSAYVGYTRRQTWRPARDLPGFGDDPLEGLLPWLPPDPLRPQREAQRSRTWQASFSRTHRWGEFTVSTRTGVWQQRNDAAVGAAATRDRGVFLSLSLSRLQQGERGSSQRRYAMDARQPEHQRPDVTYSVAQSLRQDVDANYREVTGELRATNNDRYSATLGAQLQNPWGQTGATVAGYRQPGSNTYSYGANHASSFALSRRGFYWGGGATADAGLAVQVDDTDDLDLSGLAAELQVGGARRQRLKLGERRLMPLQAYQSHRAELQDASALEGIASVRVTGASGMRPLFLSPGRLVRMPVPIEVTYTFIGSARDVAGLPLGGARILNAPVPGTSANGGFVAEFPRFEKTLYLLQDDHLLQCPLEIRERRSVVLLVGAVQCEPMAVALLPPEIRQQARVTRLLQEQALIAVVPQTAAAGEAK; this is translated from the coding sequence ATGAACACTCCCGCCCCCGCCGTTACCCGGCTGGCGATGGCGCTCGCCTTCGCGCTGGCCCCCACGCTATGCGAAGCGCGCATCGTCCCCGCCGGTTTCGAAGACCTGGTTGAAGGCCAGACCGAGCAGCTGGACGTCAGCCTGTTTGGCCAGTCGGCCGGGCTGTCGCCGGTGCGGGTCACGCTGGATGACGTGCAGTTGCTGGACCCGCAGCGCGTTGCCCAGGCGCTGGGGCTCTCGGCCGAAGCCCAGGCCGCCCTCCTTCCCGCGCTCTCACAGCCGATGCCGCGCAACAGCCATCTGGCCTGCCGCTACGGCGGCGCTGCGGCGGGGTGCGGCTACATGGCACCGCCCGAGGAACCCGCTGCCGTCAGCGCGCTCTACGACGAGGGCGAAGGCTCGGTGCGCCTGTTCGTGGCCCGCCAGTGGATCCCCGGTGAAGTGCGCGAGCCGCACCGCTTCCACAGTGTCAGCAGCAACGCCGAGAACGCGTGGCTGCACCGGCAGACCTTCAACATGAGCGGTGGCCGCGACTATCAATCGATGAGCGCACAGGGCGCAGGCACGCTGGGCGTGTTCGAGCGTGGCCACCTGGCAGGCGAGTGGAACTACAACCGCCAGCAGTATCGCAACGGCGGCAGCCGTGATGACTTCCAGCTGGACAGCGCGTATTACCGCCACGACCTCGGCCAGGAGCACTACGTGCAGGCCGGCCTGATGGACCGCCGCAACCTGTCCAGCACGCAGGGCGGCACCTTCGCCTTCGGCATGCTGCCGCTGGACCGCTTCCGCGGCGTGCGCTTCGGTACCACCTACGCCTACGTGGACGCCGACGGTGCCGTGCAGGCATCACCGCTGACCGTGCTGCTGGCGCGCGACGCACGTGTGGATGCCTTCGACGGCGAACGCCTGCTGCAGACGTTCTACCTGCAGGCAGGCGTGAACCAGCTCGACACCCGCAACTTCCCGATGGGCAGCTACAACGTCACCCTGCGTGTGTACGAGGACGGCATCCTGGTGCGCAGCGAGGACGCGCCGTTCGACAAGGGCGGCGACTGGACCGACAGCCGCATGCAGTGGTTCGTGCAGCTGGGGCAGCGCGATGAGCGCCGCAGCAACACCTTCGACAGCGACCAGGCCCTGCATGCGGGCGTGCGCGTGCCGCTGGTGCGCGATGTGGCCGTTACCGCAGGCATGGCCGACATTGCCGGCTTCACCTATGGCGAAGTGCGGCTGGATGTGCGCCGCCAGTTCACTACCCAGGATGTGCGCGGCGCCTTCAGCGTTCTGCGCGGTAGTGACGGCAGCAGCGGCCAGCAGCACCAGCTGTCCTACCGCCGTACGGCGGCGTGGAACGTCTACCAGCAACGCATGCGTGGCAATGCCTGCCGCTTCCAGGACGATGCACGCGACCGGCTGGGCTGCAGCGATTCGCTCAGCGCCTCGATCTCGCTGCCGGTGGCCGGCGGCAGTGCCTACGTGGGCTATACCCGCCGCCAGACCTGGCGGCCCGCGCGCGACCTGCCCGGCTTTGGCGATGACCCGCTGGAGGGGCTGCTGCCGTGGCTGCCGCCCGACCCGCTGCGCCCGCAGCGCGAGGCCCAGCGAAGCCGTACCTGGCAGGCCAGTTTCAGCCGCACGCATCGCTGGGGAGAGTTCACCGTCTCCACCCGCACGGGCGTGTGGCAGCAGCGCAACGACGCCGCTGTGGGTGCAGCGGCAACGCGCGACCGCGGCGTATTCCTCAGCCTCAGCCTGAGCCGGCTGCAGCAGGGCGAGCGCGGCAGCTCGCAGCGCCGCTATGCCATGGATGCGCGCCAGCCCGAACACCAGCGCCCCGACGTGACCTACAGCGTGGCGCAGAGCCTGCGCCAGGACGTGGACGCCAATTACCGCGAAGTGACCGGCGAACTGCGTGCCACCAACAACGACCGCTACAGCGCCACGCTGGGCGCTCAGCTGCAGAACCCGTGGGGCCAGACCGGCGCCACGGTTGCTGGCTACCGGCAGCCGGGCAGCAACACGTATTCCTATGGCGCCAACCACGCCTCCAGCTTTGCCCTGAGCCGGCGCGGCTTCTATTGGGGCGGCGGTGCCACCGCCGATGCCGGCCTGGCCGTGCAGGTGGATGACACCGACGACCTGGACCTGAGCGGCCTGGCCGCCGAGCTGCAGGTGGGTGGCGCACGCCGCCAGCGCCTGAAGCTGGGCGAGCGTCGGCTGATGCCGCTGCAGGCCTACCAGAGCCACCGTGCGGAGCTGCAGGATGCCAGCGCGCTGGAAGGCATTGCCTCGGTGCGGGTGACCGGTGCTTCGGGCATGCGCCCGCTGTTCCTCTCACCGGGCCGGCTGGTACGCATGCCGGTACCCATCGAGGTGACCTACACCTTCATCGGCAGTGCACGCGATGTGGCCGGCCTGCCGCTGGGCGGCGCCCGCATCCTCAACGCGCCGGTGCCGGGCACCAGCGCCAATGGCGGCTTCGTGGCCGAGTTCCCGCGCTTTGAGAAGACGCTGTACCTGCTGCAGGACGACCACCTGCTGCAGTGCCCACTGGAGATACGCGAACGCCGCAGCGTGGTGTTGCTGGTGGGCGCGGTGCAGTGCGAGCCGATGGCCGTTGCGCTGCTGCCGCCGGAAATCCGCCAGCAGGCCCGCGTGACCCGCCTGCTGCAGGAACAGGCGTTGATTGCTGTTGTACCCCAGACCGCTGCTGCAGGAGAGGCGAAATGA